Proteins encoded within one genomic window of Nitrospira sp.:
- a CDS encoding ParB/RepB/Spo0J family partition protein: protein MKPKSRDREPVDIGDSLPDAHYQSLSPVANDRRREEEAKSMRNVFGAGTNERITEVSLDRVDASPYQPRIGIDEEALNELKESIRERGVINPILVRTTTNGRYELIAGARRAEASRALGRATIPAIVRNYSDQDAEYLALIDNIHRQDLGVLEQARSFARLIDRHSLTHEDLAKQLKCSRARITRMLKVLDLSQEVQDLLYAPGHEFGALHGELLASVKSSEKCLRLAQRVVQEKWSTRRLEEEINRKPRVHKGYESVVYEERPDGFNLRISFRDNHEYDIARSEQAIRKALARLSQIKTVDGHREIAHTIETSEVG from the coding sequence ATGAAACCTAAGTCACGAGATCGGGAGCCGGTCGACATCGGTGATTCACTTCCTGACGCGCATTATCAGTCCTTATCTCCGGTCGCCAATGATCGCCGCCGTGAGGAAGAAGCCAAGAGTATGCGCAACGTCTTTGGCGCAGGAACAAACGAACGAATCACGGAAGTTTCACTCGATCGAGTCGATGCCAGTCCCTATCAGCCTCGCATTGGGATAGACGAGGAGGCACTCAATGAATTGAAGGAGTCGATACGTGAGCGCGGCGTCATCAATCCTATTCTGGTTCGTACCACCACGAATGGACGGTACGAACTTATTGCCGGGGCACGTCGGGCTGAAGCCAGCCGGGCACTTGGCCGGGCCACGATTCCGGCAATCGTGCGCAATTACTCAGACCAAGACGCTGAATATCTTGCGCTCATCGATAACATACATCGGCAGGACCTCGGCGTCCTTGAACAAGCACGATCCTTTGCTAGATTGATCGACCGGCATAGCCTAACCCATGAGGACCTTGCCAAGCAGCTGAAATGTTCGCGCGCGCGGATTACACGGATGCTGAAAGTGTTGGATCTCTCTCAGGAGGTTCAAGATCTCCTCTATGCACCTGGGCATGAATTTGGAGCCTTACATGGGGAACTCTTGGCTAGTGTGAAATCGTCGGAGAAGTGCCTTCGCCTTGCCCAACGGGTCGTGCAGGAGAAGTGGAGTACACGCCGCCTCGAAGAGGAAATCAATCGTAAGCCCCGCGTGCATAAAGGGTATGAATCTGTTGTCTACGAAGAGCGGCCTGATGGCTTTAACTTGCGCATCAGTTTTCGTGATAACCATGAATATGACATCGCGCGCTCAGAACAAGCGATCCGAAAAGCCCTCGCCCGTCTATCCCAAATAAAAACCGTGGATGGTCATAGAGAAATCGCCCATACAATCGAAACATCCGAGGTTGGATAA
- a CDS encoding response regulator, with amino-acid sequence MATILLVDDHDDLRRALRVRLEADDHRVVDAADGAEAIRLWGEHHPDLIITDFTMPCMDGLEVMKTVAAHHPALPIILMSGGIEDPLRQCILHQFPSVRYLPKDRLYDQLHQMVRASLA; translated from the coding sequence ATGGCCACGATCTTGCTGGTTGACGACCATGACGACCTCCGTCGCGCGCTGCGCGTGCGACTGGAAGCCGACGACCATCGGGTCGTGGACGCTGCGGATGGGGCCGAGGCGATTCGCTTGTGGGGTGAACACCACCCTGACCTCATCATCACCGATTTCACCATGCCGTGCATGGACGGGTTGGAGGTCATGAAGACCGTGGCGGCCCACCACCCGGCCCTGCCGATCATCTTGATGTCCGGCGGGATCGAAGACCCATTGCGCCAGTGTATCCTGCACCAGTTCCCATCGGTCCGCTATCTGCCGAAGGATAGGCTTTACGATCAGCTTCACCAGATGGTGCGAGCCTCCCTGGCGTAG
- a CDS encoding SH3 domain-containing protein, with amino-acid sequence MKDIFDDPTLRALRALDDSPVMKAIRAIEDSPVARMMRDLNNSPTFRIMQEIESSPAMKAMREIEESSITRMLPDLDDSPTLKAMRGIEETPAFLAMRQLQESPAIKAIQALERSPVLDAFSTVADQIRSGYGALTFAEAYDLLIEEYEEQVEEHVSEPLDQLAESVKERAAQAPFGPLSAEFYINLVLALILFYLSQVSTDQSEERLQKRLDAMEQTISVQLDALRNNRQERIFLVADRSVNLRTGPGPDHEKLDVLLRNQKVVQLETSGDWTKVEYFDYLANSLKRGWVHNRHFIVVAKDSD; translated from the coding sequence ATGAAAGATATTTTTGACGACCCCACGCTGCGCGCCCTGCGCGCTCTTGACGACTCTCCCGTCATGAAAGCAATCCGAGCAATTGAGGATTCACCCGTCGCTCGGATGATGCGTGACCTGAATAACTCTCCTACGTTCCGCATCATGCAAGAGATAGAGAGTTCTCCAGCGATGAAAGCAATGCGCGAAATCGAAGAGTCGTCCATTACACGTATGCTGCCCGACCTAGACGACTCGCCTACGCTGAAAGCGATGCGGGGGATCGAGGAAACCCCCGCGTTCCTGGCGATGCGCCAGCTTCAAGAATCCCCGGCGATCAAAGCTATTCAGGCGCTTGAGCGCAGTCCTGTTCTGGATGCATTTTCAACGGTAGCAGACCAAATAAGGAGCGGCTACGGAGCGCTGACATTTGCGGAAGCCTACGACCTATTGATTGAAGAGTACGAGGAGCAGGTTGAAGAGCATGTTTCCGAGCCCTTGGACCAGCTGGCAGAGTCGGTAAAGGAGAGGGCTGCGCAAGCTCCATTCGGCCCGCTAAGTGCCGAGTTCTATATAAATCTGGTTCTTGCCCTTATCCTCTTCTATCTCTCTCAAGTATCGACAGACCAGTCAGAGGAGCGTCTGCAAAAAAGGCTCGACGCTATGGAACAAACCATATCTGTCCAGCTAGATGCGCTACGGAACAATAGGCAAGAGAGAATCTTTCTCGTCGCTGATCGGTCAGTAAATCTCCGAACTGGGCCTGGGCCAGATCATGAAAAGCTTGACGTATTGCTCCGGAATCAGAAAGTAGTACAGTTAGAAACAAGCGGCGACTGGACGAAGGTCGAATACTTCGATTACCTCGCCAATTCGCTCAAGCGTGGGTGGGTGCACAACCGGCACTTCATCGTGGTCGCCAAGGATAGCGATTAA
- a CDS encoding MBL fold metallo-hydrolase encodes MMRRGTIVAGVMVCLGLAGCYERMVEPADVFGDVHQGETYSPASRMIDDWYAVEAIDAQTVAINEPKSSQYNTSYLIVGETRALMFDAGSGERPAGAQSMRKVAERYTGNKPITLILSHFHYDHIYDATTFDGVTLIDRPDIRAEIKDGIYTISPLESHGMDWRPLKVSGLIADGDVLDLGGRTLQVFNLPGHTTESVVLFDRDRNQVFTGDFVYRHLGGIIAFASGSDLTAYKKNSTRLLQLTRADTQFFGAHGIPRFDHDWLVLLDRELDKIAKGTATYRYAAHYLAPGIPWRVYQNGDLYIYTTPLINPPIFWSKWTGLLGAIISLLSLYLLYRIVCLVFSPGRRTRE; translated from the coding sequence ATGATGAGACGCGGGACGATCGTCGCGGGGGTGATGGTCTGTCTCGGTCTTGCCGGATGCTATGAGAGAATGGTCGAACCGGCTGACGTGTTCGGCGACGTGCACCAAGGCGAGACCTACAGCCCGGCGTCACGGATGATTGATGACTGGTACGCGGTGGAAGCGATTGATGCACAGACCGTTGCCATCAACGAACCGAAGTCCTCTCAGTACAACACGTCCTATCTCATCGTGGGAGAGACCCGAGCTCTCATGTTCGATGCAGGGAGCGGCGAACGTCCGGCCGGGGCTCAATCCATGCGTAAGGTGGCTGAGCGTTACACGGGTAACAAGCCGATCACGCTGATCCTCTCCCACTTTCATTATGACCACATCTACGACGCCACGACATTTGATGGCGTCACCCTCATCGATCGCCCGGACATCCGCGCCGAGATCAAAGACGGGATCTACACGATCAGCCCATTGGAGTCGCACGGGATGGACTGGAGGCCGCTCAAGGTCTCGGGGCTTATAGCAGATGGGGATGTGCTCGACCTTGGAGGCCGGACACTCCAGGTCTTCAACTTGCCAGGGCATACCACGGAGTCAGTCGTGCTGTTCGATCGGGATCGCAATCAAGTCTTCACTGGCGATTTCGTGTATCGTCATCTGGGCGGCATCATCGCCTTTGCATCGGGGTCCGATCTGACGGCCTACAAGAAGAACAGCACCCGGTTGTTACAGCTCACTCGCGCCGACACGCAGTTCTTCGGTGCTCATGGCATTCCGCGCTTCGATCACGATTGGCTGGTTCTGCTGGATCGTGAACTGGATAAGATCGCCAAGGGCACAGCCACGTATCGGTATGCAGCCCACTATCTCGCTCCGGGCATTCCTTGGCGGGTCTATCAGAACGGCGACCTGTATATTTATACGACGCCGTTGATCAATCCCCCGATCTTCTGGTCAAAATGGACGGGGTTGCTGGGTGCAATCATCAGTCTTCTGTCCCTTTATCTGCTGTACCGAATCGTGTGCCTGGTTTTTTCTCCTGGCCGCAGAACACGTGAGTAG
- a CDS encoding tyrosine-type recombinase/integrase has translation MELVPLTPEHAPPDRSPSTALVPLATTGLRRAGGEPSPLCLALSSSTLIGLRVYLDEFARQLTQQKPESSTAKTYWKRGRFFIAWLEQGRDPQLRRLDRACLEAYREWLDRRFPNLRTKNGYLTAVRQFLAWLVPLHPGLVNPADFVHGWTCSRQHTRRHLPVEDAKVLLATLEADPRKSAVQRARNVAMAYLMLKTGLRTIEVSRACIEHLQEHVPGEKWKLWVHGKGRASADESVQVLREVYDKIQAYLRLRPEPLQGSNPLFATTACHDRGGDVVTAAGKPLSTRAIHRIITEGLLLAGVKKPGIVVHSLRHSTPTFALLNDANPTRVQKMMRHQHYATTEIYVEEVQRLLEGAEDAVTQI, from the coding sequence ATGGAGCTGGTACCGTTGACTCCTGAGCACGCGCCGCCGGATCGGAGTCCATCCACGGCGTTGGTCCCCTTAGCCACGACCGGGCTTCGACGAGCGGGTGGAGAACCGTCGCCGCTCTGTTTGGCGCTGTCGTCCTCCACGCTCATTGGGCTCCGTGTCTACCTCGATGAGTTCGCCCGACAGCTCACTCAACAAAAGCCAGAGTCGTCGACGGCCAAGACGTACTGGAAACGCGGCCGCTTTTTCATCGCGTGGCTGGAGCAGGGGAGGGACCCACAGCTGCGTCGCCTCGATCGCGCCTGTCTGGAGGCGTATCGCGAGTGGCTCGATCGACGGTTTCCGAATCTCCGCACCAAGAACGGCTATCTCACGGCGGTGCGGCAGTTCCTCGCCTGGCTCGTGCCGCTCCATCCGGGCTTGGTGAATCCCGCCGACTTTGTCCACGGTTGGACGTGCAGTCGGCAACACACACGGCGGCATTTACCCGTGGAAGATGCGAAGGTGTTACTCGCAACTCTGGAGGCTGATCCGCGAAAGTCAGCGGTGCAGCGTGCGCGCAACGTCGCGATGGCGTATCTCATGCTGAAGACGGGATTGCGGACGATTGAAGTCAGTCGAGCCTGTATCGAGCATCTACAAGAACATGTGCCGGGGGAGAAGTGGAAGTTGTGGGTGCATGGGAAGGGCAGAGCGTCGGCCGATGAATCGGTGCAGGTGTTGCGGGAGGTTTATGACAAGATCCAAGCCTATCTGCGGCTTCGACCGGAACCCCTGCAGGGGAGTAATCCGCTGTTTGCCACGACGGCCTGTCATGATCGGGGAGGGGATGTCGTGACGGCAGCTGGAAAGCCCCTGTCGACGCGAGCGATACACCGAATCATTACAGAAGGGCTGCTCTTAGCTGGCGTCAAGAAGCCCGGAATTGTGGTCCATAGTCTTCGGCATTCGACACCGACTTTTGCCTTGCTTAATGATGCCAATCCGACGCGGGTGCAGAAGATGATGCGGCATCAGCACTATGCCACCACGGAGATTTATGTCGAAGAGGTCCAGCGGCTGCTCGAGGGAGCGGAAGATGCGGTGACGCAGATTTAA
- a CDS encoding MerR family transcriptional regulator — MKTYKRQKETPAILAGRIKQRRKEEQQARADSALTMTEVAKTLGIHRDTLKRWIKEGKIPDARRNSRNSYRMFTQDDVDKIKILMQQRKGMTVSDERDGKG, encoded by the coding sequence ATGAAGACGTACAAACGCCAAAAAGAGACCCCAGCTATCTTGGCTGGTCGTATTAAGCAACGTCGAAAGGAAGAACAACAGGCTAGGGCAGATAGTGCCCTCACGATGACGGAGGTCGCTAAGACCCTTGGTATTCATCGCGACACGCTTAAACGTTGGATTAAAGAAGGAAAAATTCCAGATGCCCGACGAAACTCCAGAAACTCCTATCGCATGTTCACGCAGGATGACGTAGACAAAATAAAGATCCTGATGCAACAGCGAAAAGGTATGACCGTCAGTGATGAGAGGGATGGAAAAGGTTAG
- a CDS encoding ParA family protein encodes MIIAPHNQRGGVGKTTTSVHIAHAAALYGKRVLLVDSDPQGSLRNILKIQHDSTLHDLLDNGFKLEEVIVKGVRTGPEKGTLDVIISDKALTETETKLIQSGNRAETVGKLREALAPVKDMHYDLILIDSPPGLSPILQSVYHTVDSLLVPIAMDYMSFVGSHQVIESLSLLKQDYDIRATIAGILPVAVDHRLAVTDSTLTSIKNKYEKYYPIFPPIRIDATIAKSGMRGQTLYDRLALPVERLTPDHRAAWDYYQVMKLLIEGQHSPGILKQPDA; translated from the coding sequence ATGATCATAGCACCCCATAATCAACGTGGAGGAGTCGGTAAGACTACGACGTCCGTTCACATCGCGCATGCCGCGGCCTTATACGGAAAGCGCGTCCTCCTGGTTGACAGCGATCCTCAAGGGTCGTTGAGAAATATCCTGAAGATCCAGCACGACTCCACGCTGCACGACCTCCTCGATAATGGGTTTAAGCTTGAAGAGGTGATTGTCAAAGGCGTGCGTACCGGGCCAGAAAAAGGAACGTTGGATGTGATCATTAGTGATAAAGCCTTGACTGAAACCGAAACAAAATTGATCCAGTCAGGGAATCGTGCGGAAACTGTCGGTAAACTGCGCGAAGCCCTTGCTCCCGTCAAGGATATGCACTACGATTTGATCCTCATCGACAGCCCACCTGGCCTGTCTCCGATTCTGCAATCCGTGTATCACACGGTCGATAGTCTCCTAGTTCCTATCGCGATGGATTACATGTCCTTTGTCGGATCCCATCAGGTCATCGAGAGTCTCAGCCTCTTGAAGCAGGACTATGACATCCGTGCCACCATTGCCGGCATTTTGCCTGTTGCTGTAGATCATCGTCTGGCCGTAACGGATTCGACGCTCACGAGTATTAAGAATAAGTATGAAAAATACTATCCGATCTTCCCACCTATTCGTATCGACGCGACGATTGCCAAATCGGGCATGCGGGGCCAGACGCTGTATGATCGCCTCGCACTTCCGGTGGAGCGCTTAACACCGGATCATCGTGCCGCTTGGGATTACTACCAAGTGATGAAGCTGTTGATCGAGGGTCAGCATTCGCCGGGAATCCTCAAGCAACCGGATGCTTAA